A region from the Corylus avellana chromosome ca7, CavTom2PMs-1.0 genome encodes:
- the LOC132186425 gene encoding histidine-containing phosphotransfer protein 4-like: MERNHLPRHLVLQRQSLFDQGLLDEQFIQLEELQDDANPNFVEEVVTSYYQNTSTLIVIIEQALGTSPLDFNKLDGYMYQLKGSSSSFGAKKVKADCTLFREYCKAGNVEGCMRTFQQLKKEYASLKRKLEAYFQLARQARVTGTASRPK; encoded by the exons ATGGAGAGAAACCACTTGCCTAGACATCTTGTCCTCCAGAGGCAGTCCCTCTTTGATCAG GGATTGTTGGACGAACAATTTATCCAATTGGAGGAGCTGCAAGACGATGCTAATCCTAATTTTGTGGAGGAAGTTGTCACATCGTACTACCAGAATACATCTACATTAATCGTTATCATAGAGCAGGCGTT GGGGACGAGCCCACTTGATTTCAATAAGCTCGATGGCTATATGTATCAGCTCAAGGGAAGTAGCTCAag CTTTGGAGCCAAAAAGGTGAAAGCCGATTGTACACTGTTCAGGGAATATTGCAAGGCAGGAAATGTAGAAGG GTGCATGAGGACTTTCCAACAACTGAAGAAAGAGTATGCCAGCCTAAAGAGGAAACTTGAAGCTTACTTTCAG CTAGCAAGACAAGCCAGGGTCACAGGGACAGCATCTCGGCCCAAGTAA
- the LOC132186417 gene encoding MMS19 nucleotide excision repair protein homolog isoform X2 gives MRRKSTAGMVTSSDAKAAAHCFLQDLQVQSLGQHDRKLCFELLECLLERYPSAVAPLGDELIYGICEAIDAEKDPQCLMLTFHIVELLVRLFPDPSGPLASFVGDLFEILGCYFPIHFTHPKGEDLDIKRDDLARALMSALSSTPLFEPFAIPLLLEKLSSSLPFAKVDSLMYLNSCTLKYGAERMEKHAEAIWLSIKDAIYTSLQGPALSSTSEYLDSLGFQENEIAREALALLQQVIMQNNGLFLGFIIKDEDVNMILNTVTHYERYNDIPSQGKLKLHAVGCILSISTKSSITSCNRVFESFFPRLMEILGLSVRNSSGVHSPNDNHLLSKRLNFGVLYLCVELLSAHRDLIAGSKEIASQYVSAFETCYCMLQSYSTSLTKAFCSTLATTPHDAHIHFGVKGLQILATFPGDVSPIPISEFEKILITFMSIISVNFSETLKWKLALKALVNIGSFIDRYHESEKVSSYMGLVVEKIVSLVSLDDLTMPFPLKLEAISGIGTSGLNYMLNIVQGLEEAIYANVSEVYVHGNLKSAEITVRLLECYSNKVLPWIHDNGGNEGVLLRFPVNIWNQIESSVDFSVQVQEKELLDAMMTAMRHAVAFCTEESQNKIIQKAYSILSLSTSFPLKEFTSLTIPFQLDWRQLTQRIDNLSHRDEWILLLFASVVIAVRPQTHIPNVKGILYLFMTTLLKGYLPAGQALGSMVNKMGTKSSGSEISSDCTLEEALDIIFQMKLWNQIHSLCSGMANGSEMGDTDLCPSVANNRLHQIHAIAGLSWIGKGLLLRGHEKIRDVTKIFLDFLPSNNRMDALPLKHHSLENSFEHDLHPSVMKSAADAFRILMSDSEVCLNREFHAIIRPLYKQRFFSTMMPILQHLIMKNDSSFSRSMLYRAFAHIISDTPLIAILSEAKLLPILLDCLSMLNKDIQDKHSLYRLLLVLSGILTDKNGQKAAIENARLVVNCLTGLIAYPHKMLVRETAIQCLVAMSELPHARIYPMRIQVLRAISKALDDPKSAVRREAVRCRQAWASLA, from the exons ATGAGGAGAAAAAGTACTGCTGGTATGGTGACTAGCTCTGATGCAAAAGCAGCTGCCCACTGTTTTTTACAGGACCTACAGGTGCAATCTTTAGGACAGCATGATAGGAAG CTGTGCTTTGAACTTCTGGAGTGCCTGTTGGAACGCTACCCCAGTGCAGTTGCTCCATTG GGTGATGAGCTTATTTATGGAATCTGTGAAGCTATTGATGCAGAAAAGGATCCTCAATGCTTAATGCTAACATTTCATATCGTTGAACTTCTGGTGCGGCTATTTCCAGATCCATCTGGTCCACTTGCAAGTTTTGTTGGGGATCTTTTCGAAATTCTGGGCTGTTACTTTCCCATTCATTTTACACAT CCAAAAGGTGAAGATCTTGATATCAAAAGGGACGACCTTGCAAGGGCACTAATG TCAGCTTTGTCCTCCACTCCTCTTTTTGAGCCATTTGCAATTCCATTGCTTCTTGAAaaactttcttcttctctgcCGTTCGCAAAG GTCGATTCCCTGATGTATCTCAACAGTTGCACGTTGAAGTATGGAGCagaaagaatggaaaaacatgCTGAAGCTATATGGTTATCAATTAAAGATGCAATATATACTTCACTACAAGGGCCTGCTTTATCTTCTACTTCAGAATATCTAGACAGTCTTGGCTTTCAGGAGAATGAAATTGCCAGAGAAGCTTTAGCACTTCTGCAGCAGGTTATTATGCAAAATAATGGtttgtttttaggttttattatTAAAGATGAAGACGTAAATATGATTTTGAACACTGTTACTCATTACGAGAGATATAACGATATTCCCTCGCAAGGCAAGCTGAAATTACATGCAGTTGGTTGTATCCTTTCTATTTCTACAAAGAGTTCCATTACTTCCTGCAATAGAGTGTTTGAAAGTTTCTTCCCCCGCTTGATGGAAATTCTAGGGCTCTCTGTAAGAAATTCATCCGGCGTTCACTCACCAAATGACAATCATTTACTCTCCAAAAGACTAAATTTTGGGGTTCTTTATCTCTGTGTTGAACTTCTTTCAGCACACAGAGATTTGATTGCGGGCTCCAAGGAAATTGCATCTCAATATGTTTCTGCATTCGAGACATGTTACTGCATGCTTCAGAGCTATTCAACTTCATTAACTAAGGCCTTTTGCTCTACCTTGGCGACAACTCCTCATGATGCACATATTCATTTTGGAG TGAAGGGTTTGCAGATTCTGGCTACTTTCCCAGGAGATGTTTCTCCAATACCGATATctgagtttgagaaaattttgatcACATTCATGTCAATTATCTCAGTGAATTTCAGTGAGACATTAAAATGGAAATTGGCATTGAAGGCGTTGGTGAACATTGGTTCATTTATTGATAGATATCATGAGTCTGAGAAGGTTTCAAGCTATATGGGTTTAGTAGTTGAAAAGATTGTTTCCCTGGTGTCTCTTGATGATCTTACCATGCCTTTTCCACTCAAACTGGAAGCAATATCTGGCATTGGCACAAGTGGGCTGAATTATATGCTGAACATTGTCCAAGGATTGGAAGAAGCTATATATGCCAATGTATCTGAGGTTTAT GTCCATGGAAATTTGAAGTCAGCTGAAATCACAGTTCGGCTTTTGGAATGCTACTCTAATAAGGTGCTTCCATG GATCCATGACAATGGAGGTAATGAGGGAGTGTTGCTGCGATTTCCTGTTAAtatttggaaccaaattgaAAGTTCTGTTGATTTTAGTGTTCAAGTTCAAGAAAAG GAGCTTCTTGATGCAATGATGACTGCAATGAGGCATGCTGTTGCGTTTTGTACAGAAGAAAGCCAGaacaaaataattcaaaaagcTTACAGCATACTTTCACTAAGCACTTCTTTTCCTCTAAAGGAATTCACATCTCTCACCATTCCATTCCAACTGGATTGGCGACAGCTCACTCAGAGGATTGACAATTTGTCCCATAGAGATGAATGGATTCTTTTGCTATTTGCATCTGTAGTTATAGCAGTTCGTCCCCAAACGCACATTCCAAATGTAAAAGGAATCTTGTATTTGTTTATGACAACTCTTCTCAAGGGTTATCTTCCGGCAGGTCAGGCATTGGGTTCCATGGTTAACAAAATGGGTACAAAATCCAGTGGATCAGAGATTTCAAGTGACTGTACCTTGGAAGAAGCACTAGAtatcatttttcaaatgaaactATGGAACCAGATACATAGTTTATGCAGTGGAATGGCGAATGGAAGTGAAATGGGTGATACTGATTTATGCCCTAGTGTTGCGAACAATAGGTTGCACCAGATACATGCCATTGCTGGACTATCATGGATTGGAAAAGGTTTGCTTCTGCGTGGTCATGAAAAAATTAGAGATGTAACAAAgatttttctggattttttacCGTCAAATAATAGAATGGATGCCTTGCCATTAAAGCATCATTCACTGGAGAACAGTTTTGAGCACGATTTGCATCCCTCTGTGATGAAAAGTGCGGCAGATGCATTTCGTATTCTTATGAGTGATTCTGAAGTTTGTTTGAATCGAGAGTTTCATGCAATAATACGGCCACTCTATAAGCAACGTTTTTTCTCTACCATGATGCCTATTTTGCAACATTTGATAATGAAAAATGATTCATCATTTTCCAG ATCTATGCTGTATCGGGCATTTGCACATATTATATCTGATACTCCATTAATTGCTATTTTAAGCGAAGCCAAG CTCTTACCTATTCTTCTGGATTGCTTATCCATGTTGAACAAGGATATTCAGGACAAACATTCATTGTACAGACTCCTGCTAGTCTTATCTGGGATATTGACAGATAAAAATG GGCAAAAAGCTGCCATTGAGAATGCTCGTCTTGTCGTTAATTGCCTCACAGGACTTATTGCCTATCCTCATAAGATG CTTGTACGGGAGACAGCAATTCAGTGTCTGGTCGCCATGTCTGAGCTTCCCCATGCAAGGATCTATCCCATGAGAATACAG GTACTCCGGGCTATATCAAAGGCTCTTGATGACCCTAAGAGTGCAGTTCGTCGGGAAGCTGTCAGATGCCGACAGGCATG GGCATCACTTGCATAA
- the LOC132186417 gene encoding MMS19 nucleotide excision repair protein homolog isoform X1, with translation MAAPGQLIQLIESFVSLSRSPSQQAASLDTIASLVKNDVLTMKGLVREMEMYLTATDNVIRARGILLLGEVLLSLPSKPLDNTTIHSLMEFFTDRLADWKALRGALVGCLALMRRKSTAGMVTSSDAKAAAHCFLQDLQVQSLGQHDRKLCFELLECLLERYPSAVAPLGDELIYGICEAIDAEKDPQCLMLTFHIVELLVRLFPDPSGPLASFVGDLFEILGCYFPIHFTHPKGEDLDIKRDDLARALMSALSSTPLFEPFAIPLLLEKLSSSLPFAKVDSLMYLNSCTLKYGAERMEKHAEAIWLSIKDAIYTSLQGPALSSTSEYLDSLGFQENEIAREALALLQQVIMQNNGLFLGFIIKDEDVNMILNTVTHYERYNDIPSQGKLKLHAVGCILSISTKSSITSCNRVFESFFPRLMEILGLSVRNSSGVHSPNDNHLLSKRLNFGVLYLCVELLSAHRDLIAGSKEIASQYVSAFETCYCMLQSYSTSLTKAFCSTLATTPHDAHIHFGVKGLQILATFPGDVSPIPISEFEKILITFMSIISVNFSETLKWKLALKALVNIGSFIDRYHESEKVSSYMGLVVEKIVSLVSLDDLTMPFPLKLEAISGIGTSGLNYMLNIVQGLEEAIYANVSEVYVHGNLKSAEITVRLLECYSNKVLPWIHDNGGNEGVLLRFPVNIWNQIESSVDFSVQVQEKELLDAMMTAMRHAVAFCTEESQNKIIQKAYSILSLSTSFPLKEFTSLTIPFQLDWRQLTQRIDNLSHRDEWILLLFASVVIAVRPQTHIPNVKGILYLFMTTLLKGYLPAGQALGSMVNKMGTKSSGSEISSDCTLEEALDIIFQMKLWNQIHSLCSGMANGSEMGDTDLCPSVANNRLHQIHAIAGLSWIGKGLLLRGHEKIRDVTKIFLDFLPSNNRMDALPLKHHSLENSFEHDLHPSVMKSAADAFRILMSDSEVCLNREFHAIIRPLYKQRFFSTMMPILQHLIMKNDSSFSRSMLYRAFAHIISDTPLIAILSEAKLLPILLDCLSMLNKDIQDKHSLYRLLLVLSGILTDKNGQKAAIENARLVVNCLTGLIAYPHKMLVRETAIQCLVAMSELPHARIYPMRIQVLRAISKALDDPKSAVRREAVRCRQAWASLA, from the exons CGTTATTCGTGCAAGAG GTATCCTTCTCCTTGGGGAAGTGCTTTTGTCTCTTCCATCAAAGCCACTAGACAATACTACTATACATAGCTTGATGGAGTTCTTCACCGACAGATTG gCAGATTGGAAAGCTTTACGTGGTGCACTTGTTGGTTGCTTGGCACTAATGAGGAGAAAAAGTACTGCTGGTATGGTGACTAGCTCTGATGCAAAAGCAGCTGCCCACTGTTTTTTACAGGACCTACAGGTGCAATCTTTAGGACAGCATGATAGGAAG CTGTGCTTTGAACTTCTGGAGTGCCTGTTGGAACGCTACCCCAGTGCAGTTGCTCCATTG GGTGATGAGCTTATTTATGGAATCTGTGAAGCTATTGATGCAGAAAAGGATCCTCAATGCTTAATGCTAACATTTCATATCGTTGAACTTCTGGTGCGGCTATTTCCAGATCCATCTGGTCCACTTGCAAGTTTTGTTGGGGATCTTTTCGAAATTCTGGGCTGTTACTTTCCCATTCATTTTACACAT CCAAAAGGTGAAGATCTTGATATCAAAAGGGACGACCTTGCAAGGGCACTAATG TCAGCTTTGTCCTCCACTCCTCTTTTTGAGCCATTTGCAATTCCATTGCTTCTTGAAaaactttcttcttctctgcCGTTCGCAAAG GTCGATTCCCTGATGTATCTCAACAGTTGCACGTTGAAGTATGGAGCagaaagaatggaaaaacatgCTGAAGCTATATGGTTATCAATTAAAGATGCAATATATACTTCACTACAAGGGCCTGCTTTATCTTCTACTTCAGAATATCTAGACAGTCTTGGCTTTCAGGAGAATGAAATTGCCAGAGAAGCTTTAGCACTTCTGCAGCAGGTTATTATGCAAAATAATGGtttgtttttaggttttattatTAAAGATGAAGACGTAAATATGATTTTGAACACTGTTACTCATTACGAGAGATATAACGATATTCCCTCGCAAGGCAAGCTGAAATTACATGCAGTTGGTTGTATCCTTTCTATTTCTACAAAGAGTTCCATTACTTCCTGCAATAGAGTGTTTGAAAGTTTCTTCCCCCGCTTGATGGAAATTCTAGGGCTCTCTGTAAGAAATTCATCCGGCGTTCACTCACCAAATGACAATCATTTACTCTCCAAAAGACTAAATTTTGGGGTTCTTTATCTCTGTGTTGAACTTCTTTCAGCACACAGAGATTTGATTGCGGGCTCCAAGGAAATTGCATCTCAATATGTTTCTGCATTCGAGACATGTTACTGCATGCTTCAGAGCTATTCAACTTCATTAACTAAGGCCTTTTGCTCTACCTTGGCGACAACTCCTCATGATGCACATATTCATTTTGGAG TGAAGGGTTTGCAGATTCTGGCTACTTTCCCAGGAGATGTTTCTCCAATACCGATATctgagtttgagaaaattttgatcACATTCATGTCAATTATCTCAGTGAATTTCAGTGAGACATTAAAATGGAAATTGGCATTGAAGGCGTTGGTGAACATTGGTTCATTTATTGATAGATATCATGAGTCTGAGAAGGTTTCAAGCTATATGGGTTTAGTAGTTGAAAAGATTGTTTCCCTGGTGTCTCTTGATGATCTTACCATGCCTTTTCCACTCAAACTGGAAGCAATATCTGGCATTGGCACAAGTGGGCTGAATTATATGCTGAACATTGTCCAAGGATTGGAAGAAGCTATATATGCCAATGTATCTGAGGTTTAT GTCCATGGAAATTTGAAGTCAGCTGAAATCACAGTTCGGCTTTTGGAATGCTACTCTAATAAGGTGCTTCCATG GATCCATGACAATGGAGGTAATGAGGGAGTGTTGCTGCGATTTCCTGTTAAtatttggaaccaaattgaAAGTTCTGTTGATTTTAGTGTTCAAGTTCAAGAAAAG GAGCTTCTTGATGCAATGATGACTGCAATGAGGCATGCTGTTGCGTTTTGTACAGAAGAAAGCCAGaacaaaataattcaaaaagcTTACAGCATACTTTCACTAAGCACTTCTTTTCCTCTAAAGGAATTCACATCTCTCACCATTCCATTCCAACTGGATTGGCGACAGCTCACTCAGAGGATTGACAATTTGTCCCATAGAGATGAATGGATTCTTTTGCTATTTGCATCTGTAGTTATAGCAGTTCGTCCCCAAACGCACATTCCAAATGTAAAAGGAATCTTGTATTTGTTTATGACAACTCTTCTCAAGGGTTATCTTCCGGCAGGTCAGGCATTGGGTTCCATGGTTAACAAAATGGGTACAAAATCCAGTGGATCAGAGATTTCAAGTGACTGTACCTTGGAAGAAGCACTAGAtatcatttttcaaatgaaactATGGAACCAGATACATAGTTTATGCAGTGGAATGGCGAATGGAAGTGAAATGGGTGATACTGATTTATGCCCTAGTGTTGCGAACAATAGGTTGCACCAGATACATGCCATTGCTGGACTATCATGGATTGGAAAAGGTTTGCTTCTGCGTGGTCATGAAAAAATTAGAGATGTAACAAAgatttttctggattttttacCGTCAAATAATAGAATGGATGCCTTGCCATTAAAGCATCATTCACTGGAGAACAGTTTTGAGCACGATTTGCATCCCTCTGTGATGAAAAGTGCGGCAGATGCATTTCGTATTCTTATGAGTGATTCTGAAGTTTGTTTGAATCGAGAGTTTCATGCAATAATACGGCCACTCTATAAGCAACGTTTTTTCTCTACCATGATGCCTATTTTGCAACATTTGATAATGAAAAATGATTCATCATTTTCCAG ATCTATGCTGTATCGGGCATTTGCACATATTATATCTGATACTCCATTAATTGCTATTTTAAGCGAAGCCAAG CTCTTACCTATTCTTCTGGATTGCTTATCCATGTTGAACAAGGATATTCAGGACAAACATTCATTGTACAGACTCCTGCTAGTCTTATCTGGGATATTGACAGATAAAAATG GGCAAAAAGCTGCCATTGAGAATGCTCGTCTTGTCGTTAATTGCCTCACAGGACTTATTGCCTATCCTCATAAGATG CTTGTACGGGAGACAGCAATTCAGTGTCTGGTCGCCATGTCTGAGCTTCCCCATGCAAGGATCTATCCCATGAGAATACAG GTACTCCGGGCTATATCAAAGGCTCTTGATGACCCTAAGAGTGCAGTTCGTCGGGAAGCTGTCAGATGCCGACAGGCATG GGCATCACTTGCATAA
- the LOC132186418 gene encoding protein PAF1 homolog, producing MASYRPFPPQTSFAPPPNQNPLPPPQPPPPQAHPPHHRAQFNQNWGGYSGGGGGGGGSGGGSDGSIPSATLPPPSSYPPNYNTTQMQPNSNYHHQHYGLPRGQQHPPPPPHQQYPYQPPPPPPESSYPPPPPPPAPSMPQNSVNMQPPAAPMYYPSNQYNQYSHQQMQPMRPPPPPPPPSSPPPSSSIPPPPPPSSPPPPPAHSHNKESGADRGSHERDKGASKEVLASGRREHGYSNHGVPPKQQQKPPVPLVPVKKSNGPPGRVETEEERRLRKKREFEKQRQEEKQRQQLKESQNTVLQKTQMLSSAKGHGSIVGSRMGERRATPLLSGERIENRLKKPTTFLCKLKFRNELPDPSAQPKLMAMQKDKELYTKYTITSLEKTYKPKLFVEPDLGIPLDILDLSVYNPPSARPPLAPEDEELLHDDVAVTPVKNNGIRKKERPTDKGVAWLVKTQYISPLSTESAKQSLTEKQAKELREMKGGRNILENLNNRERQIKEIEASFEACKSRPIHATNKDLYPVEVLPLLPDFDRYDDQFVVVGFDSAPTADSELHSKLDQTVRDAYESQAIMKSYVATGSDADKSFLAYMVPSPDELSKDMYDEHEDISYSWVREYHYEFRLDNADDPTTYLVSFDEAEARYLPLPAKLVSRKKRAKDGRSSDEVEHFPIPSRVTVRRRSAVAAVELRDPEVYSNSKGSSSNSKRGGLDVEDGLGRPQKVSRHNDIDQYSGGEDEMSD from the exons ATGGCTTCGTACAGGCCCTTCCCTCCACAAACCTCATTCGCCCCGCCACCAAATCAAAATCCCCTTCCACCACCAcagccaccaccaccacaagcACATCCACCGCACCATCGAGCTCAGTTCAATCAGAATTGGGGTGGGTatagtggtggtggtggtggtggtggtggtagtgGTGGTGGTAGTGATGGGTCTATTCCCTCAGCTACTCTTCCTCCACCTTCTTCATATCCCCCAAACTACAACACCACCCAAATGCAACCCAATTCCAATTATCACCACCAACATTACGGCCTGCCGAGAGGTCAACAGCACCCTCCACCTCCTCCTCACCAGCAGTATCCCTATCAGCCACCGCCGCCTCCTCCTGAGTCTTCGTACCCGCCTCCGCCCCCGCCCCCAGCACCTTCTATGCCACAAAATTCGGTGAATATGCAGCCCCCAGCAGCTCCTATGTATTATCCGTCTAATCAGTATAATCAGTACAGTCATCAGCAAATGCAGCCAATGCGGCCACCACCTCCGCCGCCACCGCCCTCCTCTCCACCTCCGAGTTCTTCGATTCCACCACCACCTCCCCCGAGTtcaccacctcctcctcctgcCCATTCGCATAATAAGGAGAGTGGAGCAGATAGGGGGTCCCATGAGCGTGATAAAGGGGCTTCCAAGGAGGTATTGGCTTCCGGAAGGCGAGAGCATGGGTATTCGAATCATGGGGTTCCTCCTAAACAGCAGCAGAAGCCCCCGGTCCCTCTGGTGCCGGTGAAGAAATCAAATGGGCCTCCGGGGAGGGTGGAGACAGAGGAAGAGAGGAGGTTGAGGAAGAAGAGAGAGTTTGAGAAGCAAAGGCAAGAAGAGAAGCAAAGGCAGCAGTTGAAGGAGTCCCAGAACACTGTTCTGCAAAAGACCCAGATGTTGTCTTCTGCAAAGGGGCATGGTTCGATTGTGGGGTCACGGATGGGGGAGAGGAGAGCTACTCCACTTTTGAGTGGTGAGAGGATCGAGAATAGATTGAAGAAGCCTACAACATTCTTGTGCAAGTTGAA ATTTCGCAACGAACTCCCAGATCCAAGTGCACAGCCAAAGCTTATGGCTATGCAGAAAGATAAAGAACT ATATACAAAATACACAATTACGTCTTTGGAGAAAACTTACAAGCCCAAACTTTTTGTCGAGCCAGACTTGGGGATACCTCTTGACATTCTTGACCTCAGTGTATACAA CCCTCCCAGTGCTAGACCACCCCTTGCTCCAGAAGACGAGGAATTGTTGCATGATGATGTAGCAGTGACCCCTGTAAAGAATAATGgcataagaaaaaaagaaaggcctACTGATAAAGGTGTTGCCTGGCTTGTTAAAACACAGTATATATCTCCTCTTAGCACGGAGTCAGCAAAGCAG TCTTTAACTGAGAAGCAAGCAAAAGAACTAAGAGAAATGAAGGGAGGCCGTAACATTTTGGAGAACCTTAACAATAG AGAACGACAAATCAAGGAAATAGAAGCCTCGTTTGAGGCATGCAAGTCACGCCCTATTCATGCAACAAATAAAGATTTATATCCTGTAGAGGTTCTGCCTTTGTTGCCTGATTTTGATCG GTACGACGACCAATTTGTTGTTGTGGGATTTGATAGTGCTCCTACTGCTGATTCAGAACTTCACAGCAAGTTGGACCAAACTGTTCGTGATGCCTATGAGTCACAG GCCATTATGAAGAGTTATGTGGCAACAGGCTCAGATGCAGATAAATCATTTTTGGCGTACATGGTTCCTTCTCCAGATGAG TTATCCAAGGATATGTATGATGAACACGAAGATATCTCATACTCTTGGGTTCGCGAATACCATTATGAA TTTCGTCTTGATAATGCGGATGACCCCACAACATACCTTGTTTCTTTTGATGAAGCAGAAGCACGCTATTTG CCTCTTCCGGCAAAActtgtttcaagaaaaaagagGGCCAAAGACGGAAGATCTAGCGATGAGGTTGAACACTTCCCCATACCCTCTAGAGTGACTGTAAGGCGAAGGTCAGCTGTTGCTGCGGTTGAACTGAGGGATCCCGAG GTTTATTCCAATTCAAAGGGCAGTTCCTCAAATTCTAAAAGGGGAGGATTAGACGTTGAAGATGGTCTTGGAAGACCACAGAAGGTTTCACGACATAATGATATTGATCAGTACAGTGGAGGAGAAGATGAAATGTCAGATTGA